The Oryzias latipes chromosome 1, ASM223467v1 genome contains a region encoding:
- the fbxo48 gene encoding F-box only protein 48 isoform X1 has translation MMQDEPAETPPPHPMEGSPTLMAAPPERPPLNFVEALPLEMSVRIFSQLDADSLCRASQTCRLWHAVIQQSEQLWRGQGLVVRAVCQREVDRDRSHGHSWKVTVVRNYARSRLKADWLTGRYSHVRSVAELRGRRMTPLDAETWGEILQAELDR, from the exons atGATGCAGGATGAACCTGCAGAGACTCCGCCCCCACACCCGATGGAAGGAAGCCCCACCCTGATGGCAGCCCCCCCCGAACGCCCCCCTCTGAACTTTGTGGAGGCGCTTCCTCTGGAGATGAGCGTGCGGATCTTCAGCCAGCTGGACGCTGACAGCCTGTGCCGCGCCTCGCAGACCTGCCGGCTGTGGCACGCCGTCATCCAGCAGAGCGAGCAGCTGTGGAGGGGGCAGGGCCTGGTGGTGCGCGCCGTCTGCCAGAGGGAGGTGGACCGCGACAGGAGCCACGGCCATTCCTGGAAG GTCACCGTGGTCAGGAACTACGCCCGCAGCCGCCTGAAGGCCGACTGGCTGACGGGGCGCTACAGTCACGTGCGCTCTGTGGCGGAGCTGCGTGGCAGGAGGATGACGCCGCTGGACGCAGAGACGTGGGGGGAGATCCTTCAGGCTGAGCTGGAcagatga
- the fbxo48 gene encoding F-box only protein 48 isoform X2: MEGSPTLMAAPPERPPLNFVEALPLEMSVRIFSQLDADSLCRASQTCRLWHAVIQQSEQLWRGQGLVVRAVCQREVDRDRSHGHSWKVTVVRNYARSRLKADWLTGRYSHVRSVAELRGRRMTPLDAETWGEILQAELDR, translated from the exons ATGGAAGGAAGCCCCACCCTGATGGCAGCCCCCCCCGAACGCCCCCCTCTGAACTTTGTGGAGGCGCTTCCTCTGGAGATGAGCGTGCGGATCTTCAGCCAGCTGGACGCTGACAGCCTGTGCCGCGCCTCGCAGACCTGCCGGCTGTGGCACGCCGTCATCCAGCAGAGCGAGCAGCTGTGGAGGGGGCAGGGCCTGGTGGTGCGCGCCGTCTGCCAGAGGGAGGTGGACCGCGACAGGAGCCACGGCCATTCCTGGAAG GTCACCGTGGTCAGGAACTACGCCCGCAGCCGCCTGAAGGCCGACTGGCTGACGGGGCGCTACAGTCACGTGCGCTCTGTGGCGGAGCTGCGTGGCAGGAGGATGACGCCGCTGGACGCAGAGACGTGGGGGGAGATCCTTCAGGCTGAGCTGGAcagatga
- the LOC101161947 gene encoding CB1 cannabinoid receptor-interacting protein 1, whose product MDDVPPLICISVALRIQPNEGPVFFKVDGTRFGQTRTIKLLTGSKYKIEVVLKPGTVEATNMNIGGVVFPLVQQSRDEESVVYHGQYDTEGVPHTKSGDRQPVQVSIEFNKAGTFETVWQAKYYNYYKREHCQFGNKFSSIEYECKPNETRTLMWINKEVFN is encoded by the exons ATGGACGACGTGCCCCCCCTCATCTGCATCTCCGTGGCGCTGCGGATCCAGCCCAACGAGGGTCCGGTCTTCTTCAAGGTGGACGGAACCCGGTTCGGCCAGACCCGAACCATCAAGCTGCTGACGGGCTCCAAGTACAAGATTGAGGTGGTGCTGAAGCCCGGGACCGTGGAGGCCAC AAACATGAACATTGGGGGCGTGGTCTTCCCGCTGGTGCAGCAGTCCAGGGACGAGGAGTCGGTGGTTTACCACGGCCAGTACGACACGGAGGGCGTCCCGCACACCAAGAGTGGCGACCGGCAGCCCGTCCAAGTCAGCATCGAG TTCAACAAGGCGGGGACGTTCGAGACGGTCTGGCAGGCCAAGTACTACAACTACTACAAGAGGGAGCACTGCCAGTTCGGGAACAAGTTCAGCAGCATCGAGTACGAGTGCAAACCCAACGAGACCCGGACCCTGATGTGGATCAACAAGGAGGTCTTCAACTGA
- the map1lc3c gene encoding microtubule-associated proteins 1A/1B light chain 3C, with product MPPLEKIPPQSKPFKQRKSFATRKQEVAGIKSKFPNKIPVIIERYDKERFLPPLDKTKFLVPHELTMTQFVTIIRNRMALLPSQAFYLLINSSGLPSMSLTMAQVYKDHQDEDGFLYMTYASQEMFGR from the exons ATGCCTCCGCTGGAGAAGATCCCTCCGCAGAGCAAACCTTTCAAACAGAGGAAGAGCTTTG CCACGCGGAAACAAGAGGTGGCGGGAATTAAATCCAAATTTCCGAACAAGATCCCG GTCATCATCGAGCGCTACGACAAGGAGAGGTTCCTGCCCCCCCTTGATAAGACTAAGTTTCTGGTGCCGCACGAGCTCACCATGACGCAGTTCGTCACCATCATCAG GAACCGGATGGCGCTGCTGCCCAGCCAGGCCTTCTACCTGCTCATCAACAGCAGCGGGCTGCCCAGCATGTCCCTCACCATGGCCCAGGTCTACAAGGACCACCAGGACGAGGACGGCTTCCTCTACATGACCTACGCCTCGCAGGAGATGTTCGGACGCTGA
- the LOC101155981 gene encoding striatin gives MMDEHAGPGVFLSGGGSGSAPHLGSVSGGEAARARYSVPGILHFLQHEWARFEVERAHWEVERAKLQAQVAFLQGERRGQENLKKDLVRRIKMLEFVLKQERAKHHRLKFGTELNQGEMDPPSYDSDEGNDSEASSPANSSHQLSWRQGRQLLRQYLQEVGYSDAILDVKSQRVRALLGLTGDPGDQPADGMVNGTEPSSPKDSKPDLPDPAIMLEAFKFIENAVAEFSDEEEDEEARDKTVLDLAAMRRKPSSTSSSSSSSASSSSTTSDFSDDPDTEEALKGFDFLTSPDEMDGPPEFRGGKDGGEWEEERRPGGELGWDVDQGLIAQLKEQYRKERRGKKGVKRPNRSKLQDMLANLRDAEELPPMQAAVTPPLRPSVPRISEPDAARPEDEPMAFLPATGKSFLLGGEDEAVSGELGLGELGELAGLTVANEAESPSYEVSNNKDALRKTWNLRFTLRSHFDSVRGLAFHPVEPVLVTASEDHTLRLWNLQRTAPAKKCAALDVEPIYTFRAHSGAVLCVTMSASGEQCFSGGVDGTIQSWNTPNPNIDPYDSYEPSVLRGALSGHTDSVWGVVYSAAHHRLLSCSADGTVRLWNAADTAPCLAVFNEGGELGAPTSVDLVSSDPAYMVASFSSGHMGLFNMETQQLVLKLESAGAPEAPSKINKVLSHPALPISITAQEDRHIRFFDNNTGKLIHSMVAHLDSVTCLAVDPNGLYLMSGSHDCSIRLWNMETRTCIQEFTAHRKKFEESIHDVAFHPTKCYISSAGADALAKVFV, from the exons ATGATGGACGAGCACGCGGGCCCCGGGGTGTTCCTGAGCGGCGGCGGTTCGGGCTCGGCTCCGCATCTGGGCTCCGTGAGCGGCGGAGAGGCGGCCCGCGCGCGGTACAGCGTCCCAGGAATCCTGCACTTCCTGCAGCACGAGTGGGCGCGCTTCGAGGTGGAGCGCGCGCACTGGGAGGTGGAGCGCGCCAAGCTGCAG GCGCAGGTCGCCTTCCTGCAGGGGGAGAGGAGGGGCCAGGAGAACCTGAAGAAGGACCTGGTGAGGAGGATCAAGATGCTGGAGTTCGTCCTAAAGCAGGAGAG GGCCAAGCATCACAGGCTGAAGTTTGGGACAGAACTGAACCAGGGGGAAATGGACCCTCCGAGCTACGACTCAG ATGAAGGAAACGACAGCGAAGCTTCCAGTCCTGCAAACAGCAGCCATCAGCTGAGCTGGAGGCAGGGACGGCAGCTGCTCCGCCA ATACCTGCAGGAGGTGGGCTACAGCGACGCCATCCTGGATGTGAAGTCTCAGAGGGTGAGGGCTCTGCTGGGTCTgaccggagatcccggagaccAACCGGCAGACGGGATGGTCAACGGCACCGAACCGTCCTCGCCGAAGGACAG CAAACCGGACCTGCCTGACCCGGCCATCATGTTGGAGGCCTTCAAGTTCATCGAGAACGCCGTGGCAGAGTTCAGCGATGAAGAAGAGGACGAGGAAGCTCGGGACAAGACCGTCCTGGACCTAGCTGCT ATGAGGAGGAAGCCGTCGTCCACGTCCTCTTCGTCCTCTTCGTCTGCCTCGTCGTCTTCAACCACGTCAGACTTCAGCGACGACCCCGACACGGAGGAGGCGCTGAAAGGTTTCGACTTCCTGACCAGCCCGGACGAGATGGACGGGCCGCCGGAGTTCAGGGGCGGCAAGGATGGCGGGGAGTGGG AGGAGGAGCGGCGTCCTGGCGGCGAGCTGGGCTGGGACGTGGATCAGGGGCTGATCGCTCAGCTGAAGGAGCAGTACAGGAAGGAGCGCCGGGGCAAGAAGGGGGTGAAGA GGCCGAACCGGTCCAAACTCCAGGACATGCTGGCCAACCTGCGGGACGCCGAGGAGCTGCCCCCCATGCAGGCGGCCGTGACGCCCCCCCTGCGGCCCAGCGTGCCCCGCATCAGCGAGCCCGACGCTGCACGCCCTGAAGACG AGCCGATGGCGTTCCTGCCGGCGACAGGGAAGTCCTTCCTCCTGGGGGGGGAGGATGAGGCGGTTTCCGGCGAGCTGGGGCTGGGAGAGCTGGGAGAACTGGCGGGGCTGACGGTCGCCAACGAGGCGGAAAGCCCGTCGTATGAG GTGTCCAACAACAAAGACGCCCTGAGGAAGACCTGGAACCTGAGGTTCACCCTGCGGAGCCACTTCGACTCGGTCCGCGGCCTGGCCTTCCACCCGGTGGAACCGGTTCTGGTCACGGCGTCCGAGGATCACACGCTGAGGCTGTGGAACCTGCAGAGGACGGCGCCGGCCAAGAA GTGTGCCGCTCTGGACGTGGAGCCCATCTACACCTTCAGGGCTCACAG CGGCGCCGTCCTCTGCGTCACCATGAGCGCCAGCGGAGAGCAGTGCTTCAGCGGGGGGGTGGACGGAACCATCCAGAGCTGGAACACCCCCAACCCCAACATTGACCCCTACGACTCATACG AGCCCTCTGTCCTGCGGGGGGCGCTGAGCGGTCACACGGACTCTGTGTGGGGCGTGGTCTACAGCGCTGCTCACCACCGCCTCCTCTCCTGCTCCGCTGACGGGACCGTCCGGCTGTGGAACGCTGCCGACACGGCGCCGTGCCTCGCCGTTTTCAACGAGGGAGGAG AGCTCGGCGCCCCCACCTCGGTGGACCTGGTGAGCAGCGACCCGGCGTACATGGTGGCGTCCTTCAGCAGCGGTCACATGGGGCTCTTCAACATGGAGACGCAGCAGCTGGTCCTGAAGCTGGAGTCCGCCGGAGCGCCAG AAGCCCCCTCTAAGATCAACAAAGTGCTGAGTCATCCCGCCCTGCCCATCAGCATCACGGCTCAGGAAGATCGCCACATCCGCTTCTTTGACAACAACACAG GTAAATTGATCCACTCCATGGTGGCGCACCTGGACTCCGTCACCTGCCTCGCCGTGGACCCAAACGGCTTGTACCTCATGTCCGGCA GTCATGACTGTTCCATCCGTCTGTGGAACATGGAGACTAGAACCTGCATCCAGGAGTTTACTGCCCACCGCAAGAAGTTTGAGGAGTCCATCCATGACGTGGCGTTCCACCCCACCAAATGCTACATCAGCAGCGCAGGGGCCGACGCGCTTGCCAAGGTCTTTGTTTGA